A genomic region of Gemmata massiliana contains the following coding sequences:
- a CDS encoding glycosyltransferase family 4 protein: MARILIATDAWHPQVSGVVRTLDTTARLLRQQGHAVEVIEPTGFPQFPVLFYPEIPLCVMRTGRVYERIGKFRPDHVHISTEGPLGFWVRRFCRRMGWRFSSSYHTRFPEYLKRLARVPEGITYQFLKWFHGGSSCMMVATPSLEKELIGRGFRAPIRRWSRGVDLGTFRPRPKVETSYPRPILLYVGRVSHEKGIDDFLKLETAGTKLVVGDGPARAELERQHPEAVFLGYRKGESLGEVYAAADVFVFPSRTDTFGIVLIEALASGVPVAAYPVTGPVDIVTRDELGALDDDLGCAVSRALVSGNPAACAEEGARYTWENCTSQFVNNLVPIK, from the coding sequence ATGGCACGAATCCTCATCGCGACCGATGCGTGGCACCCGCAAGTGAGCGGCGTCGTGCGGACGCTCGACACCACCGCCCGTCTGCTCCGCCAGCAGGGGCACGCGGTCGAGGTCATCGAGCCGACCGGGTTCCCGCAATTCCCGGTGCTGTTTTATCCGGAAATTCCGCTCTGCGTGATGCGCACCGGGCGCGTCTACGAACGGATCGGCAAATTCCGGCCCGATCACGTCCACATCTCTACAGAGGGGCCGCTGGGCTTCTGGGTTCGCAGGTTCTGTCGGCGAATGGGGTGGCGGTTCAGTTCGTCGTACCACACGCGGTTCCCGGAATACCTCAAGCGCCTCGCCCGCGTGCCCGAAGGCATCACCTACCAGTTCCTCAAGTGGTTCCACGGCGGTTCGTCGTGCATGATGGTCGCGACACCGAGTTTGGAGAAGGAACTCATCGGCCGCGGGTTCCGGGCGCCCATACGCAGGTGGTCGCGCGGGGTCGATCTCGGCACGTTTCGCCCGCGCCCGAAAGTGGAAACGAGCTACCCGCGCCCCATCCTACTTTACGTCGGTCGCGTTTCGCACGAGAAGGGCATCGACGACTTTCTGAAGCTCGAAACGGCCGGCACGAAACTCGTGGTCGGCGACGGCCCCGCTCGCGCCGAGCTGGAGCGCCAGCACCCCGAAGCGGTGTTCCTCGGTTACCGGAAGGGCGAATCGCTCGGTGAGGTGTACGCGGCGGCGGACGTGTTCGTCTTTCCGAGTCGCACGGACACGTTCGGCATTGTGCTCATTGAGGCACTAGCGAGCGGGGTGCCGGTCGCGGCGTACCCGGTCACCGGTCCCGTGGACATCGTGACGCGGGACGAGTTGGGGGCACTCGATGACGACTTGGGGTGTGCGGTTTCGCGCGCGCTGGTGAGCGGAAATCCCGCGGCGTGTGCGGAAGAGGGCGCGCGGTACACCTGGGAGAACTGCACCTCGCAGTTCGTGAACAACTTGGTGCCGATCAAGTGA
- a CDS encoding DUF3592 domain-containing protein, whose translation MIDHRLGFGLLFFAGGLLGVAGGIEQRRKKQQLLRRAVRVKARVVSVRTESSNDDGGIDFHYPTIEFRVGGKAVRTEVIVGRSRGEEVMAGYEVTAYYDPLAPSRAVLAPGDWPGGGCVTLLGFASALLGGMLLWDSLFQK comes from the coding sequence GTGATCGATCATCGCCTGGGATTCGGCCTCTTGTTCTTCGCCGGTGGTTTGCTCGGCGTCGCGGGTGGGATCGAGCAGCGGCGCAAAAAGCAACAACTGCTTCGCCGCGCGGTTCGCGTCAAAGCGCGGGTCGTATCCGTTCGCACCGAGTCCTCGAACGACGATGGAGGTATCGACTTCCACTACCCGACGATCGAATTCCGTGTTGGTGGAAAGGCTGTACGTACCGAGGTGATTGTTGGTCGGAGCCGCGGTGAAGAAGTGATGGCGGGGTACGAGGTGACGGCGTACTACGACCCGCTCGCCCCGTCGCGTGCCGTACTCGCGCCCGGTGATTGGCCGGGCGGTGGTTGTGTGACGCTCCTCGGGTTCGCGAGCGCGCTTCTCGGGGGCATGCTCCTGTGGGACTCACTGTTCCAGAAGTGA
- a CDS encoding vWA domain-containing protein, which produces MSQTNPNGLRKRYVHAFAFALIASAGLGFTGCGGGQAPRGSEMRADGMVAQSAPDSFNKQNAESYSAIVENEYRSPLVEPRSTFSADVNTASYSNVRRFINEGKLPPKDAVLLAEFVNYFPYQYPAPVGNDPVSLTLDIAPCPWNTEHKLARIGVHAKDLSLEDIPARNLVFLIDTSGSMADSNRLPLVKESLTLLVNRLTDKDRVTIVTYAGEAGLRLPPTPGSRKQAIRDVVSGLNAGGGTYGEGGIKLAYEMARRGFVEGGANRVILCTDGDFNVGVSNQSDLRQLIERERASGVFLSVLGFGMGNYKDDRLKELANYGNGQHAYIDTIAEGRKVFVEQGGGLVCVAKDVKFQVDFNPAKVNAYRLIGYENRILKQEDFKNDAKDAGDIGSGHTVTALYEIVPVGVKIDLPEVEPLKYQKPAQTKGNASEWLTVKMRYKHPDNEQSKELAAVLKGAGATSGSEDFRFASAVIEFGLILRDSKFKGDSNFDRVLERARGAANFDPNGHRKEFIELVQKARDLSSHAVRE; this is translated from the coding sequence ATGTCCCAGACGAACCCGAACGGGTTGCGGAAGCGGTACGTACACGCGTTCGCGTTCGCGCTCATCGCGAGCGCGGGCCTCGGTTTCACCGGTTGTGGAGGCGGCCAAGCGCCGCGCGGGTCGGAGATGCGCGCGGACGGAATGGTCGCTCAGTCCGCGCCGGACTCGTTCAACAAGCAGAACGCCGAAAGCTACAGTGCGATCGTCGAAAACGAGTACCGGTCACCGCTCGTCGAGCCACGCTCGACGTTTTCCGCCGACGTGAATACGGCCTCGTACTCGAACGTGCGCCGGTTCATCAACGAGGGCAAGCTCCCGCCAAAAGACGCGGTGCTGCTCGCAGAGTTCGTGAACTACTTCCCGTACCAGTACCCGGCGCCCGTGGGCAACGATCCGGTGTCACTCACACTGGACATCGCACCGTGCCCGTGGAACACCGAACACAAGCTCGCGCGGATCGGCGTTCACGCGAAAGACCTCTCACTGGAAGACATACCCGCGCGGAACCTCGTGTTCCTTATTGACACATCGGGATCGATGGCCGACTCCAATCGGCTCCCACTCGTGAAGGAATCGCTCACACTCCTCGTCAACCGGCTGACCGACAAGGACCGCGTCACCATCGTGACCTACGCGGGCGAAGCGGGCTTGAGGCTCCCGCCCACGCCGGGCAGCCGCAAACAAGCGATCCGCGACGTGGTAAGCGGCCTGAACGCGGGCGGCGGCACCTACGGCGAAGGCGGAATCAAGCTCGCTTACGAGATGGCCCGTCGCGGCTTCGTCGAGGGCGGGGCGAACCGCGTCATCCTCTGTACTGATGGCGATTTCAACGTTGGTGTGTCGAACCAGAGCGATTTGCGCCAGCTCATCGAAAGGGAACGGGCGAGCGGGGTCTTCCTGTCGGTTCTCGGTTTCGGGATGGGCAACTACAAGGACGACCGGCTCAAGGAACTTGCGAACTACGGCAACGGCCAGCACGCCTACATCGACACCATCGCAGAGGGGCGCAAGGTGTTCGTTGAGCAGGGCGGCGGGCTGGTGTGCGTCGCGAAGGACGTGAAGTTCCAGGTGGACTTCAACCCGGCTAAGGTAAACGCCTACCGGCTGATCGGTTACGAGAACCGCATTCTGAAACAGGAAGACTTCAAGAACGACGCGAAAGACGCCGGCGACATCGGCAGCGGACACACGGTGACGGCGCTGTACGAGATCGTCCCGGTCGGCGTGAAGATCGATCTGCCCGAAGTGGAACCGCTGAAGTACCAGAAGCCCGCACAAACGAAGGGCAACGCGAGCGAGTGGCTGACCGTGAAAATGCGTTACAAGCACCCCGACAACGAACAGAGCAAGGAACTCGCCGCAGTGCTGAAGGGCGCGGGTGCGACTTCGGGTAGCGAAGACTTCCGGTTCGCGAGCGCGGTGATCGAGTTCGGGCTAATTCTCCGCGACTCCAAGTTTAAGGGCGACTCGAACTTCGATCGCGTGCTCGAACGAGCCCGTGGCGCGGCAAACTTCGACCCGAACGGGCACCGCAAGGAGTTCATCGAACTGGTTCAGAAGGCCCGAGACCTGAGTTCGCACGCCGTGCGAGAGTAA
- a CDS encoding putative signal transducing protein yields the protein MATETQNDVVKVYSGSLVTAELYQQALKEDGIESTVVGLELSASFGSAVPNSVELMVKSEDTEKALASIKQFESENQPLADESTLPS from the coding sequence ATGGCAACCGAGACACAAAACGACGTGGTGAAGGTCTATTCCGGGTCACTGGTCACGGCCGAGCTGTACCAGCAAGCGCTCAAGGAAGACGGGATCGAGAGCACCGTTGTTGGACTGGAATTGAGTGCGAGTTTCGGAAGCGCGGTGCCGAACTCGGTGGAACTGATGGTTAAGAGCGAAGATACAGAGAAAGCGCTGGCTTCCATCAAACAGTTCGAGAGTGAGAATCAGCCCCTCGCCGATGAAAGCACGCTGCCGTCGTGA
- a CDS encoding ThuA domain-containing protein: MRSLAALLFTACVALHAHGADPKIKTLIIDGQNNHNWQQTTPILKKILEDSGRFTVDVATSPPALKLPALAKDATPEQKKAHETQVADLRKKHKAAFDEFRPKLSNYQVVVSNYNGESWGRGLNDDFEILLKAGDIGFVVVHAANNSFTGWKEYNQMIGMGWRDAKFGKRLKYSDEGNEVIVDAGQDKNSNHAYVGPFTVKVRDPEHPVTKGMPKEWAHVRDELYDNMRGPVENVKVLATAYSSGTKTHEPMIWTVSYGKGRVFHTPLGHDANAMRCWGFAGTITRGTEWAATGQVTLALPKAFPTAEKASPIPEK; encoded by the coding sequence ATGCGATCCCTCGCTGCGTTGTTGTTCACCGCGTGCGTTGCGTTGCACGCGCACGGTGCCGACCCGAAGATCAAAACCCTCATCATTGACGGCCAGAACAATCACAACTGGCAACAAACGACGCCGATTCTGAAGAAGATCCTCGAAGACTCGGGGCGCTTCACGGTAGATGTGGCGACCAGTCCCCCGGCCCTGAAGCTGCCGGCACTCGCGAAGGACGCCACGCCCGAACAGAAGAAGGCCCACGAGACACAAGTGGCCGATCTGCGGAAGAAGCACAAGGCCGCGTTCGACGAGTTCCGCCCCAAACTGAGTAACTATCAGGTCGTTGTGAGTAACTACAACGGCGAGTCGTGGGGCAGGGGATTGAACGATGATTTCGAGATACTTTTGAAGGCTGGAGACATCGGCTTCGTTGTGGTCCACGCCGCGAACAACTCCTTCACAGGGTGGAAGGAGTACAACCAGATGATCGGCATGGGCTGGCGCGATGCGAAGTTCGGCAAACGGTTGAAATACAGCGACGAGGGGAACGAAGTCATTGTTGACGCCGGGCAAGACAAAAACTCGAACCACGCCTACGTCGGGCCGTTCACGGTCAAGGTCCGCGATCCCGAGCACCCGGTGACGAAGGGGATGCCGAAGGAGTGGGCACACGTTCGCGACGAGTTGTACGACAACATGCGCGGCCCGGTTGAGAACGTCAAAGTGCTGGCGACCGCGTACTCCAGCGGTACGAAGACGCACGAACCGATGATCTGGACCGTGAGCTACGGGAAGGGCCGCGTGTTCCACACCCCGCTGGGCCACGACGCGAACGCGATGCGCTGTTGGGGGTTCGCGGGCACGATCACCCGGGGAACCGAGTGGGCCGCGACCGGTCAGGTGACGCTCGCGCTGCCGAAGGCGTTCCCGACCGCTGAAAAGGCGAGCCCGATCCCGGAAAAGTGA
- a CDS encoding pyridoxine 5'-phosphate synthase, giving the protein MIRLGVNIDHVATVRQARRANEPDPVAAAVLATLGGADGITIHLREDRRHIQDRDVYLLRETVTTRLNLEMAAYDEIIAIALKVKPDEATLVPEKRQELTTEGGLDVIANAASVQGAIEKLKSANIHVSLFIDPDSAQVDASARLGADAIEFQTASYSEAKGAAAVQHELEKLRTATAQAVGLGLHVHVGHGLNYWNVQPIVRIPGVEELNIGHSIVSRAVLVGMERAVREMKHVMQEHHPNPRKSG; this is encoded by the coding sequence ATGATTCGCCTCGGTGTGAATATTGACCACGTCGCGACGGTACGGCAAGCGCGGCGGGCGAACGAGCCGGACCCGGTTGCGGCGGCCGTGCTCGCGACGCTCGGTGGCGCGGACGGGATCACGATCCACTTGCGCGAGGACCGCCGGCACATCCAGGACCGGGACGTGTACCTCCTGCGCGAAACCGTCACCACGCGGCTGAACCTGGAGATGGCCGCCTACGACGAGATCATCGCGATCGCGCTCAAGGTGAAACCGGACGAAGCCACGCTCGTACCCGAGAAGCGCCAGGAGCTGACCACCGAGGGCGGGCTGGACGTGATCGCCAACGCCGCGAGCGTTCAGGGCGCGATCGAGAAACTGAAGTCCGCGAACATTCACGTGTCGCTGTTCATCGACCCCGACTCAGCGCAGGTCGACGCGAGCGCGCGCCTCGGCGCGGACGCCATCGAGTTCCAGACTGCCAGCTATTCCGAAGCGAAAGGGGCTGCGGCCGTTCAGCACGAACTGGAGAAGCTCCGGACCGCGACCGCACAGGCGGTGGGGCTGGGGCTTCACGTTCACGTGGGGCACGGGCTGAACTACTGGAACGTGCAGCCGATCGTGCGCATCCCGGGCGTGGAAGAGTTGAACATCGGGCACAGCATCGTGTCGCGTGCGGTGCTCGTGGGCATGGAACGTGCGGTCCGCGAGATGAAACACGTCATGCAGGAGCACCACCCGAACCCGCGGAAGAGTGGGTAA
- a CDS encoding peptidylprolyl isomerase, which yields MDAANPLCRCLLLVAGLAVIGCQSDKGTQVARGQFPQTADPVAPVAPPAPITPPAPITPVAGTPVSPGVPATADPLGPIAPTRPADLPIVVPAVSGGPIMGSPVPAGAKGDIQKTAAVGGTKGGVPDLLRTSDPRIKIVAIIGANNVITDQEIIEAVYQQYRELAALEGTARTAKQKQMYEQVLRKTIERELVLDEMYAKLKKANKMNVIDEIKEAATQTTNRQMRAIRTETGAKSDEEFAAVLRAQGLTVEVIRRQLERQMMAEQYISSALREKVHRAGLGEIRDYYDRYPDQFQAPDRVKWQHLFVAMKNYKTPEDAQKQATALWQQASNGADFGQLAMKFDEGIAKQQKGFGTGEKRNEIQPIDVESTVWSLKPGQTSGLIQTPTGYHIVKVVERDYAGVQPFDSAVQNKIREKLTKTIMDAEYKKLVDDLWRKNSVRIFPD from the coding sequence ATGGACGCCGCGAACCCGCTGTGCCGCTGTTTGCTGCTGGTCGCCGGACTCGCCGTAATCGGTTGTCAGTCGGACAAGGGCACACAGGTCGCACGCGGCCAGTTCCCACAAACCGCCGACCCGGTCGCGCCTGTCGCGCCCCCTGCCCCGATTACCCCGCCGGCCCCAATAACGCCGGTTGCGGGCACGCCCGTCTCGCCAGGTGTGCCCGCAACCGCAGACCCGCTCGGGCCGATCGCCCCGACCCGACCGGCCGACCTCCCGATCGTGGTTCCCGCGGTCAGTGGGGGACCGATCATGGGTAGCCCGGTGCCCGCGGGCGCGAAGGGCGACATCCAGAAAACGGCCGCGGTCGGCGGCACGAAGGGCGGCGTGCCCGACCTGCTCCGGACGAGCGACCCGCGCATCAAGATCGTGGCCATCATCGGTGCGAACAACGTCATCACCGACCAGGAAATCATTGAGGCCGTGTACCAGCAATATCGCGAACTGGCCGCCCTCGAAGGGACCGCGCGGACCGCGAAGCAGAAGCAGATGTACGAACAGGTGCTCCGCAAGACGATCGAGCGCGAACTGGTGCTCGACGAGATGTACGCGAAGCTGAAAAAAGCCAACAAGATGAACGTCATCGACGAGATCAAGGAGGCCGCGACGCAAACGACGAACCGCCAGATGCGCGCGATCCGGACCGAGACCGGAGCCAAGTCGGACGAGGAGTTCGCCGCGGTCCTGCGCGCCCAGGGGCTGACCGTCGAGGTGATCCGGCGCCAGCTGGAGCGCCAGATGATGGCCGAGCAGTACATCAGCAGCGCGCTGCGGGAGAAGGTCCACCGGGCCGGTCTGGGCGAGATCCGCGACTACTACGATCGGTACCCCGACCAGTTTCAGGCCCCGGACCGCGTGAAGTGGCAGCACCTGTTCGTCGCCATGAAGAACTACAAGACCCCCGAGGACGCACAAAAGCAGGCCACCGCGCTGTGGCAGCAGGCGTCGAACGGGGCCGACTTCGGCCAGCTCGCGATGAAGTTCGACGAGGGGATCGCGAAACAGCAAAAGGGGTTCGGCACTGGGGAGAAGCGCAATGAGATCCAGCCCATCGACGTCGAGTCAACGGTATGGTCCCTGAAACCGGGCCAGACCAGCGGGCTGATCCAGACCCCGACCGGGTACCACATCGTGAAGGTGGTCGAGCGCGACTACGCCGGGGTGCAGCCGTTCGATTCGGCCGTCCAAAACAAGATTCGCGAGAAGCTGACCAAGACCATCATGGACGCCGAGTACAAGAAGCTGGTCGATGACCTGTGGCGCAAGAACAGCGTCCGCATCTTCCCGGACTGA
- a CDS encoding DUF4340 domain-containing protein: protein MNWKSTFVLVILAAGAGVWLWKGDTWAPNVGRKSAPTDPSALTAIETDFTPATVTRIEVQPAGGEQFVLEKGAKGWTQPGNWPLRSVEVDELVGALANLRTRFQPIALPDTSNLAAYGLADDQKPLTVKVTANSKEYVLKCGEPKPSAGETAFTRAAFVRVNGANEVLKLGPDVMPVLRRPAEAYRRRQLFSDVERVKIAGGPSLMQPGAPPEPSLPTTVTLPGAAVEEIRVTNKNATIFGLTPWPSTGNFTLKRTGPTPAPTVTTRGAEATVQPDRLADAWALEAPVRDRVDPAKLQQILTAIPELWVENFVPAGQGGHTVDQPFALARQFAVPAESFLVAVTRLHPEVVPNPLEDLKKSKQSVSVRLKDGSTVTVKFGGTAKVTEREEMVTIPGPMGTPPRTIPRKVQTTSRYAQIEGNSQLFTVAADKLDGLFAKAGELADSTVARFATEDVQAVTIAAPGKPPIALTKKAGNPKATKDDEKQDRWLIDQKPNPLLADTPRVEELVNRLAGFRGDSLTDLYRAEPQKRGFTPATTTTITVVAREKRPEGEPEAPAREYKLLVGAPDFAKGKLPLQLAGWSRITLTDDRIAGAPEATGWLAPKLFPERVSATFTRPAIAYRGRKLLDTADAKLVALSVDGPLGFTLKQEKGSAGDAWKLTAPVASDTDPANVANLLGQLNGLQATEFIAESATNPAEYGLDKPKLTVQLTFGNDRTYKLEVGGPRPGKSTEVFARLDGGNVFGLAATTTESLAAGPLGLLPLQVWNVPVDKVASAEITRFDTPGDSFALAKDGTNWKLSGPFTAPVPFVTAQPALTGLGVLNAAKYEALSATDPAKFGFDKPLAKVKFAYTEKTGDTERNVTKTVVIGGVTPGGFDRYAKLDEPNAPVFVIPPGYLFAVQMSPLALLDRNLLFLDTAKVTKVQISGEKPENAVTLAKDDKGVWKAEGAAFTVDTVAAGQLVTLLAPLPVERLAAYGDAVKWADFGLDKPAFTLTVTLGGDKPTTHKIQFGKLDVLGGRFVRVDDGKAVGVLPGAAVAQLARTKLEFADRTLLAFDPATLNGLLRTKGKEELELAPSATVGWDVVKPAKQKADQPLMDELAEAFGRLRAEKVAAFGKKDDVLKQYGLEPPEATIALTVGEKAEQKILRVGRPVDAAKPDGDRYVTIEAAGADATVGVLNGAIAQKLLAAPVSFRDRTLVKFVDADKLQLERGDRKITFSKVNGTWKVTAPIAADAEQAALDDLVNELGKLRASDWVAEKPTDLKPFGLDKPEATWTVTNGDKTVLTLLVGKMAPDGRVHVRSNKDGIVALLGVAQTGKVLAEYRTRKPWTIDAFQAETIEITRGNKTFTLQKNGTAWADPAAPTDVVSAPAIAELLGSLTALQVERFAVDEKGDPKLFGLDKPEVALTVTFKDGSKRVLEVGGVVGGTSDKQRYARVVDKNRSDVFVLSAADTARLTRDRATYIQKK from the coding sequence ATGAACTGGAAATCGACCTTCGTCCTCGTGATCCTCGCGGCCGGCGCCGGCGTGTGGCTGTGGAAGGGCGACACGTGGGCGCCGAACGTCGGCCGGAAGTCCGCCCCCACGGACCCGTCCGCACTCACCGCGATCGAAACCGACTTCACCCCCGCGACTGTGACCCGCATCGAGGTCCAACCGGCGGGCGGCGAACAGTTCGTGCTCGAAAAGGGCGCCAAGGGGTGGACGCAGCCGGGCAACTGGCCGCTCCGCTCCGTCGAGGTGGACGAACTCGTCGGCGCGCTCGCGAACCTGCGCACCCGGTTCCAGCCGATCGCCCTTCCCGACACCTCGAACCTCGCCGCTTACGGACTGGCGGACGACCAGAAACCACTCACCGTTAAGGTGACCGCGAACAGCAAAGAGTACGTCCTCAAGTGCGGCGAACCCAAACCGAGCGCCGGCGAGACCGCGTTCACGCGAGCCGCGTTCGTCCGCGTGAACGGCGCCAACGAGGTGCTCAAGCTCGGTCCGGACGTAATGCCGGTGCTGCGCCGACCGGCCGAAGCGTACCGCCGCCGGCAACTCTTCTCGGACGTGGAGCGCGTCAAGATCGCGGGCGGCCCGTCGCTCATGCAACCCGGCGCGCCCCCGGAACCGAGCCTCCCCACCACCGTCACGCTCCCCGGCGCCGCGGTCGAGGAGATCCGGGTCACCAACAAGAACGCGACGATCTTCGGCCTGACGCCGTGGCCCTCCACCGGTAACTTCACCCTGAAGCGCACCGGACCGACCCCGGCCCCCACCGTCACAACCCGGGGAGCAGAAGCAACCGTCCAACCCGACCGCCTTGCAGACGCCTGGGCACTCGAAGCCCCCGTGCGTGATCGGGTTGATCCCGCGAAACTCCAGCAGATCCTCACCGCGATCCCGGAACTGTGGGTCGAAAACTTCGTGCCCGCCGGACAGGGCGGACACACGGTCGATCAGCCGTTCGCCCTCGCGCGCCAGTTCGCGGTGCCGGCGGAATCGTTCCTGGTCGCGGTCACGCGGCTCCACCCCGAAGTCGTTCCGAACCCGCTCGAAGACCTGAAAAAGTCCAAACAGTCCGTCAGCGTGCGGTTGAAGGACGGGAGCACGGTCACGGTGAAGTTCGGTGGCACCGCGAAAGTCACCGAGCGCGAAGAAATGGTGACGATCCCCGGCCCGATGGGGACGCCCCCGCGCACCATTCCGCGCAAGGTCCAAACCACGTCTCGGTACGCGCAAATCGAGGGCAACTCGCAGCTCTTCACCGTCGCCGCCGACAAGCTGGACGGACTGTTCGCGAAAGCCGGTGAGCTGGCCGATTCGACCGTCGCACGGTTCGCCACGGAAGACGTTCAAGCGGTCACGATCGCGGCCCCCGGCAAACCGCCGATCGCGCTGACCAAGAAGGCGGGGAACCCGAAGGCGACCAAGGACGACGAGAAGCAGGACCGCTGGCTCATCGATCAGAAACCGAACCCGCTGCTCGCGGACACGCCCCGCGTCGAGGAACTCGTCAACCGGCTCGCGGGCTTCCGCGGCGATTCCTTAACCGACCTCTATCGGGCCGAGCCCCAAAAGCGCGGTTTCACACCCGCGACCACGACGACAATCACCGTTGTAGCCCGCGAGAAGCGTCCCGAGGGCGAGCCGGAAGCGCCCGCCCGGGAGTACAAGCTGCTCGTCGGCGCGCCCGACTTCGCGAAAGGGAAACTCCCACTCCAACTCGCCGGTTGGTCGCGCATCACACTCACGGACGATCGCATCGCGGGCGCGCCCGAAGCGACGGGCTGGCTCGCGCCCAAGCTGTTCCCGGAGCGCGTCTCCGCGACCTTCACGCGCCCGGCCATCGCCTATCGCGGACGTAAACTGCTCGACACCGCGGACGCGAAACTCGTCGCGCTGAGCGTGGACGGGCCGCTCGGGTTCACGCTGAAACAAGAGAAGGGGTCGGCGGGCGACGCCTGGAAACTTACAGCTCCGGTCGCGTCCGACACGGACCCGGCGAACGTGGCGAACTTGCTCGGGCAACTCAACGGGCTTCAGGCCACGGAGTTCATCGCCGAAAGCGCCACGAACCCGGCCGAATACGGACTCGATAAGCCGAAACTCACGGTTCAGCTCACGTTCGGTAACGACCGCACGTACAAGCTCGAAGTCGGCGGCCCGCGCCCGGGTAAGTCGACCGAGGTGTTCGCGCGGCTCGACGGCGGAAACGTGTTCGGCCTCGCCGCGACCACCACGGAGAGCCTCGCGGCCGGTCCGCTCGGGTTACTACCGCTGCAAGTGTGGAACGTGCCGGTGGACAAGGTCGCCAGCGCGGAGATCACCCGCTTCGACACGCCGGGCGATTCGTTCGCGCTCGCGAAGGACGGCACGAACTGGAAACTCTCCGGTCCGTTCACGGCCCCGGTCCCGTTCGTCACCGCTCAACCCGCGCTCACCGGTTTGGGCGTATTGAACGCGGCCAAGTACGAAGCCCTCTCCGCGACCGACCCGGCGAAGTTCGGCTTCGACAAGCCGCTCGCAAAGGTGAAGTTCGCCTACACCGAAAAGACCGGCGATACGGAACGCAACGTAACGAAGACCGTCGTCATCGGCGGCGTCACGCCCGGCGGTTTCGACCGCTACGCGAAGCTCGACGAGCCGAACGCTCCCGTGTTCGTGATCCCGCCCGGGTACCTGTTCGCGGTCCAAATGTCGCCGCTCGCGCTGCTCGATCGGAACCTGCTGTTCCTCGATACGGCGAAGGTCACGAAGGTCCAAATTAGCGGTGAAAAGCCCGAAAACGCCGTCACCCTGGCGAAAGACGATAAGGGCGTGTGGAAGGCCGAGGGCGCTGCGTTCACCGTCGACACGGTCGCAGCGGGACAGTTGGTAACGCTCCTCGCACCGCTCCCGGTCGAGCGCCTCGCGGCCTACGGCGACGCGGTGAAGTGGGCCGACTTCGGACTGGACAAGCCCGCATTCACGCTCACCGTCACACTCGGCGGCGACAAGCCCACCACGCACAAAATTCAGTTCGGGAAGCTCGACGTGCTCGGCGGGCGGTTCGTGCGCGTGGACGACGGCAAGGCGGTTGGCGTACTTCCTGGGGCCGCGGTCGCGCAACTCGCGCGGACCAAATTGGAGTTTGCTGATCGTACCCTTCTCGCGTTCGACCCGGCCACGCTGAACGGTTTACTGCGGACGAAGGGCAAGGAAGAACTCGAACTCGCTCCGAGCGCGACCGTGGGGTGGGACGTCGTGAAGCCCGCCAAGCAGAAGGCCGATCAACCGCTGATGGACGAACTCGCCGAGGCGTTCGGCCGGTTGCGGGCCGAAAAGGTCGCGGCGTTCGGCAAGAAGGACGACGTTCTCAAGCAGTACGGCCTCGAACCGCCTGAAGCGACAATCGCCCTGACCGTGGGCGAGAAGGCCGAACAGAAGATACTGCGTGTGGGCCGCCCCGTGGACGCTGCCAAACCCGACGGCGACCGTTACGTCACTATCGAGGCCGCAGGTGCCGACGCGACCGTGGGTGTTCTGAATGGCGCGATCGCGCAAAAACTGCTCGCCGCGCCGGTGTCCTTCCGCGACCGGACGCTCGTCAAGTTCGTGGACGCGGACAAGCTCCAGCTCGAGCGCGGCGATCGGAAGATCACCTTCTCCAAAGTGAACGGCACCTGGAAGGTCACGGCCCCCATCGCGGCCGATGCGGAACAGGCCGCGCTCGACGATCTGGTGAACGAACTCGGCAAACTGCGCGCGAGCGACTGGGTGGCCGAGAAACCCACGGACCTGAAACCGTTCGGCCTCGACAAGCCGGAAGCGACGTGGACCGTCACCAACGGTGACAAGACCGTGCTCACGCTCCTGGTCGGCAAGATGGCCCCGGACGGCCGCGTTCACGTGCGGTCCAACAAAGACGGCATAGTAGCCCTGTTGGGTGTGGCGCAAACCGGGAAGGTGCTCGCAGAATACCGCACGCGGAAACCGTGGACGATCGATGCGTTCCAGGCGGAAACGATCGAAATCACCCGCGGCAACAAGACCTTCACACTCCAGAAGAACGGGACCGCGTGGGCCGATCCCGCGGCCCCGACCGACGTGGTCAGCGCGCCCGCGATCGCGGAACTGCTCGGCAGCCTGACCGCACTTCAGGTGGAGCGCTTCGCGGTGGACGAGAAAGGCGACCCGAAACTCTTCGGGCTGGACAAGCCGGAAGTGGCACTCACGGTCACGTTCAAGGACGGCAGCAAGCGCGTGCTCGAAGTCGGCGGCGTGGTCGGCGGCACGAGCGACAAACAGCGCTACGCGCGCGTGGTCGATAAGAACCGCTCCGATGTGTTCGTTCTCTCCGCGGCGGATACCGCACGCCTCACACGCGACCGCGCGACGTACATCCAGAAGAAATAG